The following coding sequences are from one Deltaproteobacteria bacterium window:
- a CDS encoding MarC family protein has translation MPWEIKVYLLAIIPIFVAMDAIGVLPIFISLTEGMERAERKRVVRDSILTGFVVSLGFLALGKFIFTVIGVTIPDFKVAGGIILLIIAIHDLLFPEKKRREAGGTVGIVPLGMPLIVGPAVLTTIIIAVDAYGYLPTIVSLIVNLAFAWWVFSRADLLVRLLGEGGSKGVAKVASLLLAAIAVMMIRIGIIDMIQGGI, from the coding sequence ATGCCCTGGGAGATTAAGGTCTATCTGCTGGCCATCATCCCCATCTTTGTCGCCATGGATGCCATAGGGGTCCTCCCCATCTTCATCTCCCTCACCGAGGGGATGGAAAGGGCTGAGAGGAAGCGGGTGGTGCGGGACTCCATCCTGACGGGTTTCGTGGTAAGTCTAGGCTTTCTCGCCCTGGGGAAATTCATCTTTACGGTCATTGGAGTCACCATCCCCGACTTCAAGGTGGCCGGGGGGATCATCCTTTTGATCATCGCCATCCATGACCTCCTCTTCCCAGAAAAGAAGAGGAGGGAAGCCGGGGGGACCGTGGGAATCGTCCCCTTAGGGATGCCCTTGATCGTGGGCCCGGCAGTACTCACCACCATCATTATCGCGGTGGACGCCTATGGATATCTCCCCACCATCGTCTCACTGATTGTCAATCTCGCCTTCGCCTGGTGGGTCTTCTCCCGGGCCGACCTGTTGGTTCGCCTCCTGGGAGAAGGGGGGTCCAAGGGGGTGGCTAAGGTGGCCAGCCTGCTGCTGGCCGCCATTGCGGTGATGATGATCAGGATAGGGATCATCGACATGATCCAGGGGGGTATCTGA
- the truA gene encoding tRNA pseudouridine(38-40) synthase TruA yields MRNIKLTIEYDGTAYHGWQVQPGLRTIQGVMREKIAQITQGKVNLIGAGRTDAGVHALGQVTNFHTESNIDLTSLQKGLNSLLPADIVVRGAEEVEERFNARFSANSKVYEYHILNQPYPSAIWRNFAWFIPHGLDLSPMMRCGSVLVGTHDFSSFRASGDESRHSIREVLRLEIERQEGNLIVVVMEANAFLREMVRSIVGTLVDVGRGKISPAEFEEIFQAHDRRRAGMTAPAHGLFLVEVKY; encoded by the coding sequence ATGAGGAACATCAAGTTGACCATCGAATACGATGGGACCGCCTATCACGGCTGGCAGGTCCAGCCCGGGTTAAGGACCATCCAGGGGGTGATGAGGGAGAAGATCGCCCAGATCACTCAGGGGAAGGTGAATCTTATCGGAGCAGGCAGGACCGATGCCGGGGTCCATGCCCTGGGCCAGGTGACCAACTTCCACACGGAGAGCAACATAGACCTGACCTCCCTACAGAAGGGGTTGAACAGCCTCCTGCCTGCTGATATCGTCGTCAGGGGGGCGGAGGAAGTGGAGGAACGTTTTAACGCCCGTTTCAGCGCCAATAGCAAGGTCTACGAATACCATATCCTGAACCAGCCCTATCCCTCGGCCATCTGGCGGAACTTCGCCTGGTTCATCCCCCACGGGCTTGACCTCTCCCCCATGATGAGGTGTGGGAGCGTATTGGTCGGCACCCACGACTTCTCCTCCTTCCGGGCCTCAGGTGATGAAAGTCGCCACTCCATAAGGGAGGTTCTGCGCCTGGAGATCGAACGCCAGGAGGGCAACCTAATTGTAGTGGTCATGGAGGCCAACGCCTTTTTGCGGGAGATGGTCCGCAGTATCGTGGGGACCCTGGTGGATGTGGGCCGGGGGAAGATTTCCCCTGCGGAGTTTGAGGAGATCTTTCAGGCCCATGACAGGCGTCGGGCAGGGATGACCGCCCCTGCCCATGGCCTGTTTCTGGTAGAGGTTAAATATTGA